Genomic DNA from Deltaproteobacteria bacterium:
TAAGGAGAGGATGCTGGATGCCGTCCTGGAACGGTCAGGAAGCGCGGGTCTACGGTACTGGGACGTTGCCAGAAAGATTCTCCACAGAGAGGTGGTTCGGATTGATACGCCCCATGGCGAGGTGAGGGTCAAGCGATGGCTTTCACCCTCCGGTCGGTGGCGAGCTAAACCGGAGTTCGAGGACATCAATATGATTTCCCTCCGAACGGGAATCCCGTCGGGGGAGGTGCGCGAAAGGGCCATGGCCCTTTATTATCTGGAGTATGAGGATGGACAGAAAAAAGATTGAAAGAGGGATGAGGCTGATACTCGAAGGGATTGGAGAAAATCCGGACAGGCCCGGCCTCAAGGGTACGCCAAGACGGGCCGCTGATCTTTTCAGTGAGGTTTTCGCAGGCATCGATGTTGATGCCATGCAGTTTCTGGTCCCTGTTGAGGGGGAAACCCACGACGAGATGGTACTCGTCAAGGACATTTCCATGCATTCCATGTGTGAGCATCATCTGCTTCCCTTCATAGGTGTTGCCCATATCGCGTATATCCCGGAGGGGGGAAGGATTGTCGGCCTTTCGAAGATCGTAAGAGTCCTTGATACTTTTGCACGCCAACCACAGGTCCAGGAACGCCTGACAACACAGGTGGCCGAGGCGGTCATGAACGGTCTCCGCCCCAAGGGGGTTATGGTCGTCATCGAGGCCGAGCACATGTGCATGTCCATGCGTGGGGTGAATAAACCCAATTCCCGCACCGTTACCTCCGCCGTTCGGGGCTCCTTCAGAAGGGATGAAAGAACCCGCAGTGAGACGCTTTCACTTATCTACGGCAACCGGAT
This window encodes:
- the folE gene encoding GTP cyclohydrolase I FolE gives rise to the protein MDRKKIERGMRLILEGIGENPDRPGLKGTPRRAADLFSEVFAGIDVDAMQFLVPVEGETHDEMVLVKDISMHSMCEHHLLPFIGVAHIAYIPEGGRIVGLSKIVRVLDTFARQPQVQERLTTQVAEAVMNGLRPKGVMVVIEAEHMCMSMRGVNKPNSRTVTSAVRGSFRRDERTRSETLSLIYGNRIG